The stretch of DNA GCTGCTCGGATCGGTCGTCCCCGAACTGCGCGGACGCGCGGAGAAACTTGCCGCCGATCTCGGCGAGCTCGTGAATTTGCGCAAGACCATCGCCACCGAGCGCGACGTGCTGGCGCGGGATCGCGACAGGCTGAAGGACGATTCCGTCAGGCTGGCTGCGCTGGTGGAAGAGCGGCAGCGCAAGCAGAGCGCGATCGAAAAGGACGTCGAGGCCGAAGGTGCGCGCGCCATCAACCTGTCCAGGCAGGTCGAGGGCCTGCAGGGCCTGATCACGAAAATGGAGCAGGACCTGAAGAGTGCGGCCAAAGCGGCCGCAGCCGCCAGCCTGCAGGGCGCTCCGGCTGCCCCCAACGGCAAACCTAACCTGGGGGCGCTGAAGGACCCTGCCCGATTAAGCCCGGCCATCGCATTTTCCTCCGCCAAGGGCCTGTTCGCTTTTCCGGTCAATGGCCGCAAGATTCGCGAATTTGGCGGTTCCGACGGTGCTGGTGGCGTGGAAAAAGGCATTTCCTTGGCAACCAAGGCCGGGGCTCAGGTCACAACACCGTGTGACGGCTGGGTTGTTTACGCCGGACCCTTCCGGAGCTACGGACAACTCTTGATCCTCAATGCCGGGGGCGGGTATCATGTCCTGATCGCCGGGATGGAGCGCATTTCGGTAAACATCGGCCAGTTTGTACTTACGGGAGAGCCGGTCGCGACTATGGGATCGACGTCCCGGGTTGCATCCATTCTCGCGACGACCGCGAGCCAGCCGGTGCTCTATGTCGAGTTCCGTAAGGACGGCACTCCAATCGACTCAGGCCCATGGTGGGCCGCTAACGAAGGCGAAAAGGTTCGCGGATGATGCGCAAGACTTCTGTAATTCTTCTCAGCGCCGCCACCGGTGCGGCTTTGACGCTCTTCGTCACGCAGCCTCGCTCTGTGCTGATGATGGGTTCGAGTGCGCGTGCGGCAACCTCGGACACCTACCGCCAACTCAATCTGTTCGGCGACGTGTTCGAGCGCGTCCGCAGCGACTATGTCGAGAAGCCCGACGACAGCAAGCTGGTCGAATCGGCGATCTCGGGCATGCTGGCCGGCCTCGATCCGCATTCGAGCTACATGGACGCAAAGAGCTTCCGCGACATGCAGGTGCAGACCCGCGGTGAATTCGGCGGGCTCGGCATCGAGGTCACGATGGAAGACGGCCTGATCAAGGTGGTCTCGCCGATCGACGACACCCCGGCGTCGAAGGCCGGCATCATGGCCAACGACATCATCACCAATCTCGACGACGAAGCCGTGCAGGGTCTCACCCTCAACCAGGCGGTCGAGAAGATGCGCGGGCCGGTCAACACCAAGATCCGCCTCAAGATCATCCGCAAGGGCCAGGACAATCCGATCGAAGTCACGCTGGTGCGCGACAACATCCGCGTCCGCTCGGTGCGCGCGCGCGTCGAACAGGACGACATCGCCTATATCCGCGTCACCACCTTCAACGAGCAGACCACCGAGGGCCTGAAGCGCGAGATCGGCAACCTCTCGAACCAGCTCGGCGACAAGCTCAAGGGCTACATCATCGATCTGCGAAACAATCCCGGCGGCTTGCTGGAGGAAGCGGTCACCGTTTCCGACACCTTCCTGGAGCGCGGCGAGATCGTCTCGACCCGCGGCCGCAATGCCGAGGAAACCCAGCGCCGCGCCGCCCACTCGGGCGACCTGACCAAGGGCAAGCCGATCATCGTGCTTGTCAATGGCGGCTCGGCCTCGGCCTCCGAAATCGTCGCCGGCGCGCTGCAGGATCACAAGCGGGCCACGCTGGTTGGCACGCGTTCGTTCGGCAAGGGCTCGGTGCAGACCATCATCCCGCTCGGCAGCGGCAACGGTGCGCTGCGCCTCACCACCGCGCGCTACTTCACGCCGTCGGGCAAGTCGATCCAGGCCAAGGGCATCGTGCCCGATATCGAGGTGCTGCAGGACGTGCCGGACGAACTGAAGACGCGCACCGACACCAAGGGCGAGGCCTCGCTGCGCGGCCATCTGAAAACGGATGGCGACGAAAAGACCGGCTCGCAATCCTACGTGCCGCCGGACGCCAAGGACGACAAGGCGCTGAAGACGGCGGCCGACCTGCTGCACGGCATCAAGTCGACGGCGACCGCGGCACCGGCGACCGGCGACAAGGCGGCGGTCGAAAAGCCGGCCAACAAGGCCGCGAACTAACCCAACGATCCCTGATAATTCATCATCCAAAGGGCGGCTCACCGGGCCGCCCTTTTTCGTCGCCGGTTGCGGCCTCCGGCCCCCGAACGGTGCTTTTGCGGGAGCGGCGCAGGCGCTCGAATCCGGGCCGCCGTGGTATCGTCGGCCCCGGTGATTCGGGGAGGTCCATGACGGAAATGACCGACGA from Bradyrhizobium sp. AZCC 1693 encodes:
- a CDS encoding murein hydrolase activator EnvC family protein; its protein translation is MHSTRDTHSFDSTGRGMPPMPAVSLSLLLLLSASIVAASLSPAVAQSAAPAQQATAVSPDAIKQREEELEATREQQRKAAELQQKLKADIAAIGQDRSKLNQQLIDIATQVRSVETRIGETEARLRPLDAREQQVRASLDSRRTEIVEVLAALQRAGRRTPPALLVRPEDALESLRTAMLLGSVVPELRGRAEKLAADLGELVNLRKTIATERDVLARDRDRLKDDSVRLAALVEERQRKQSAIEKDVEAEGARAINLSRQVEGLQGLITKMEQDLKSAAKAAAAASLQGAPAAPNGKPNLGALKDPARLSPAIAFSSAKGLFAFPVNGRKIREFGGSDGAGGVEKGISLATKAGAQVTTPCDGWVVYAGPFRSYGQLLILNAGGGYHVLIAGMERISVNIGQFVLTGEPVATMGSTSRVASILATTASQPVLYVEFRKDGTPIDSGPWWAANEGEKVRG
- a CDS encoding S41 family peptidase, encoding MMRKTSVILLSAATGAALTLFVTQPRSVLMMGSSARAATSDTYRQLNLFGDVFERVRSDYVEKPDDSKLVESAISGMLAGLDPHSSYMDAKSFRDMQVQTRGEFGGLGIEVTMEDGLIKVVSPIDDTPASKAGIMANDIITNLDDEAVQGLTLNQAVEKMRGPVNTKIRLKIIRKGQDNPIEVTLVRDNIRVRSVRARVEQDDIAYIRVTTFNEQTTEGLKREIGNLSNQLGDKLKGYIIDLRNNPGGLLEEAVTVSDTFLERGEIVSTRGRNAEETQRRAAHSGDLTKGKPIIVLVNGGSASASEIVAGALQDHKRATLVGTRSFGKGSVQTIIPLGSGNGALRLTTARYFTPSGKSIQAKGIVPDIEVLQDVPDELKTRTDTKGEASLRGHLKTDGDEKTGSQSYVPPDAKDDKALKTAADLLHGIKSTATAAPATGDKAAVEKPANKAAN